The DNA region ACTGTATTTATCTAAACTTTTATCTTTTGAAGCTTTAATATAAAAAGCTTTAAGATTATTTATTTTATTTTCTAGTCGTTTTAAATCTCCTACTATAACATCAAACTTTGTTTGTCTTAATTTTAGTATGATGGTATTTTGTTTTGTTTGATGTATTTGTATAACATTTTGCTTTAAAAAGTTATCTTTTAATACAAAATCTGCTATTTGATACACCATATCAAGATTGTTTTTATCTACAGATCCTGTAACAATTGGAACACGTTCTGTATAGTTTTTAGAAAGCGGCATAATGCCACCATTGCTATCTATATAGTAATTTTGACTACTAATTACTCTAGCAATAGGAGTTTTTTGCATTACTTCGGCAGTTAATTTGCCTTCAACATTTACGTAAACCTCTGCAAACTCGATAATTGGATTTGCATTTAGCGTCTGCTCTAAACCATTCAAATCTAAAGTTTCTTTAGACGTATTTGTCACACCTTCTTGATTTTGTATTAACAATTTACTAACAGCCTCTTGCGTGATAAACAGGTTTTTATTACCTAAGAATTGAATGTTTGGTTTAGACACTTGGCGCTTTGTATTTCTAGCTGAAGAAAATGCATACAAAAACACTACTAAAATTAGTAGAACTATCATTTTTATGTAATTCCAATTAATTTTCATGTACTAATAGTGCTTGTTTTATTTTTGAAACTTCTGCACCAATATCGCCTGCACCAATGGTTAAAACGACATCTGCATTACTTTGCTTTATTTTTGAAATTAAATCTACTTTACTGACTAATTCTTTATTTTCATTTTCTATCAAACTCAACAACCAACTTGATGTTACACCTTCTATTGGCAACTCTCTTGCTGGATATATATCTAACAGCATAATTTGATCAAATTGCGATAAGCTTTTAGCAAATTCTGCTGCAAAATCTTGTGTTCTAGAAAATAAATGTGGCTGAAA from Mesoflavibacter profundi includes:
- a CDS encoding cell division protein FtsQ/DivIB — its product is MIVLLILVVFLYAFSSARNTKRQVSKPNIQFLGNKNLFITQEAVSKLLIQNQEGVTNTSKETLDLNGLEQTLNANPIIEFAEVYVNVEGKLTAEVMQKTPIARVISSQNYYIDSNGGIMPLSKNYTERVPIVTGSVDKNNLDMVYQIADFVLKDNFLKQNVIQIHQTKQNTIILKLRQTKFDVIVGDLKRLENKINNLKAFYIKASKDKSLDKYSKVNLQFGNQVVCTKA